A single region of the Chromatiales bacterium genome encodes:
- the rpe gene encoding ribulose-phosphate 3-epimerase, whose protein sequence is MKDLICPSILSADFARLGADVAAVLDAGADMIHFDVMDNHYVPNLTFGPMVCKSLRDYGITAPIDVHLMVQPVDRLIIDFASAGADYISFHGEASDDCEHSLRLIREQGCRSGLVFNPDVPVDALEQFIDYVDMVLLMSVVPGRAAQQFIPSVVDKIKQTRELLNCHTTSVRLEVDGGIKVENIAEIKAAGADTFVAGSAIFGSNDYRRTIAEMRERIDNANTT, encoded by the coding sequence ATGAAAGATTTGATCTGTCCATCTATATTATCTGCTGATTTTGCCCGTCTGGGAGCGGATGTTGCCGCAGTGCTGGATGCTGGCGCCGATATGATTCATTTTGATGTGATGGACAATCACTATGTGCCTAATTTGACTTTCGGACCTATGGTCTGTAAGTCATTGCGTGATTACGGTATCACTGCCCCTATAGATGTGCATCTGATGGTACAACCAGTAGATAGATTGATTATTGATTTTGCCTCTGCTGGTGCCGATTACATTAGTTTCCACGGTGAGGCAAGCGACGACTGCGAGCACAGCCTACGATTAATTCGCGAACAAGGTTGCCGAAGTGGTTTGGTATTCAACCCTGATGTGCCAGTTGATGCACTGGAACAGTTTATAGACTATGTAGATATGGTTTTGTTAATGTCGGTAGTGCCGGGGCGCGCCGCTCAGCAATTCATTCCTTCGGTTGTTGATAAAATTAAGCAAACGCGTGAGTTATTAAACTGCCACACCACATCAGTTCGCTTGGAAGTAGACGGTGGCATCAAAGTTGAAAATATTGCTGAGATAAAAGCCGCTGGCGCCGACACTTTTGTTGCTGGATCGGCGATCTTCGGCAGCAACGATTATCGTCGCACTATTGCCGAGATGCGCGAGCGTATAGATAATGCCAACACCACCTGA